The following coding sequences lie in one Maribacter forsetii DSM 18668 genomic window:
- a CDS encoding geranylgeranylglycerol-phosphate geranylgeranyltransferase: MLNRRNKLLLLKVLSLFSVVRGYNILVIALAQYLASIYILAPELPVRRVVFDINLFVIVLASALVIAGGYIINNFYDAEKDLINKPRKSMLDRLVSQRFKLTTYFVLNFLAVVVASYVSFKAVFFFSSYIFGIWIYSHKLKRIPFLGNFISATLAITPFFVVFVYYKNIQPVIFVHAVFLFLLILAREMVKDLENISGDLAQNYRTIPIIYGARTSKLLISFLIFLTLVPSLLLIFQFDVGYMNFYFILCVLLMILFIVLLFKAKARKDYVWLHNILKLIIVMGVFSILLIDVQLVLNRIL; the protein is encoded by the coding sequence ATGCTTAATAGAAGAAATAAACTCTTACTTTTAAAAGTACTGAGTCTGTTTTCAGTGGTTAGAGGGTATAACATTTTAGTTATAGCTCTAGCTCAATATTTAGCGTCTATTTATATACTTGCGCCAGAACTTCCTGTACGTAGGGTGGTATTCGATATTAATCTCTTCGTAATTGTATTGGCATCTGCTTTGGTCATTGCCGGTGGTTATATCATAAACAATTTCTACGACGCAGAGAAAGACCTAATTAACAAACCAAGAAAAAGCATGTTAGATCGTTTGGTAAGCCAGCGGTTTAAGTTGACCACCTATTTTGTATTAAATTTTTTGGCAGTAGTAGTCGCTAGCTATGTTTCGTTCAAAGCGGTATTCTTTTTTTCATCTTACATATTTGGTATTTGGATCTATTCCCATAAGCTCAAGCGAATTCCGTTTTTAGGTAATTTTATTTCGGCTACATTGGCAATTACGCCCTTTTTTGTAGTGTTCGTTTATTATAAGAATATTCAGCCGGTCATCTTTGTACATGCAGTATTCCTCTTTTTATTGATACTTGCTCGTGAAATGGTGAAAGACTTAGAAAATATATCAGGAGATTTAGCTCAGAATTATAGAACCATTCCTATTATTTACGGTGCTAGAACTTCAAAATTGTTGATTTCTTTTTTAATTTTTTTGACCTTGGTACCATCTTTACTACTGATTTTTCAGTTTGATGTAGGGTATATGAACTTTTACTTCATATTATGCGTGCTCTTAATGATTTTGTTCATCGTGTTACTTTTTAAAGCAAAAGCCCGTAAAGACTATGTTTGGCTGCACAACATTCTAAAACTTATCATAGTTATGGGTGTCTTTAGTATTCTACTTATAGATGTACAGTTGGTTTTAAATAGAATACTATAG
- a CDS encoding BaiN/RdsA family NAD(P)/FAD-dependent oxidoreductase — translation MYDVLVIGGGAAGFYAAIHIAEKRPNTKIAILERGKEVLTKVKISGGGRCNVTHAEFNPADLSKNYPRGEKELLGPFHTYASGDTVGFFEERGVALKIEDDGRMFPVSNSSQTIIDCFISEADRLGIQVKTLCSVTGIEQIDEEVGKKWKVAIGDGFMYCKKLILATGSNPKMWKYIEGLGHKIVPPVPSLFTFNVKDKRISAIPGVATHAEVKVIPKKNFGKKSVKAKIDVSSLFSEGPLLVTHWGMSGPAILKLSAWGARILEQYNYQFKIQVNWVPDYHQNGLLELFLKVKQLEKKTVLRTKVLDIPKRLWANLVKAASIDDTTTWPEVSKQQLTSLSEQLTAGIFQVNGKSTFKEEFVTAGGVDLKEINFKTYESKILPSLYFAGEIINIDAITGGFNFQNAWTGGFIAANGVVEGLNSNSQK, via the coding sequence ATGTACGATGTTCTGGTGATTGGCGGTGGCGCAGCAGGTTTCTATGCTGCAATACATATTGCCGAGAAAAGGCCAAATACAAAAATTGCAATTTTAGAGCGTGGTAAAGAGGTGCTTACCAAGGTTAAAATTTCTGGTGGTGGTCGCTGTAATGTTACCCATGCAGAATTTAACCCTGCAGATTTAAGCAAAAACTATCCTAGAGGTGAGAAAGAACTTTTAGGTCCATTTCATACCTATGCAAGTGGCGATACGGTAGGTTTTTTTGAAGAACGTGGTGTTGCATTAAAAATTGAAGACGATGGTAGAATGTTTCCTGTCAGTAATTCATCTCAGACAATCATAGACTGTTTTATTTCAGAGGCGGATAGATTAGGGATTCAGGTGAAAACCCTTTGCTCCGTGACAGGAATAGAGCAAATAGATGAAGAAGTTGGCAAAAAATGGAAGGTGGCCATTGGCGATGGTTTTATGTACTGCAAAAAGCTTATTCTGGCTACGGGAAGCAATCCTAAAATGTGGAAATATATTGAAGGGTTAGGACATAAAATTGTTCCGCCGGTCCCATCACTATTCACTTTCAATGTAAAAGATAAACGAATTTCAGCTATACCAGGTGTAGCTACACATGCTGAGGTAAAGGTAATACCGAAAAAGAATTTTGGTAAAAAGTCGGTAAAAGCAAAAATAGATGTATCGAGTTTATTTTCTGAAGGACCTTTGTTGGTCACGCACTGGGGAATGAGCGGACCAGCAATTTTAAAGCTTTCAGCATGGGGAGCAAGAATTTTAGAGCAGTATAATTATCAATTCAAAATTCAAGTGAACTGGGTGCCGGATTATCATCAAAATGGATTATTGGAACTGTTTCTTAAGGTGAAACAATTGGAAAAGAAAACGGTTTTAAGAACCAAGGTGTTGGATATTCCCAAACGTTTATGGGCAAACTTGGTAAAAGCAGCCAGTATAGATGATACAACAACATGGCCAGAAGTATCAAAACAACAATTAACTTCATTATCAGAACAACTTACTGCAGGTATTTTTCAGGTAAATGGAAAAAGTACTTTTAAAGAAGAGTTTGTTACGGCCGGTGGTGTGGACTTAAAAGAAATCAATTTTAAAACTTACGAAAGTAAAATTCTACCAAGTCTATATTTTGCAGGAGAAATTATAAATATAGATGCCATTACTGGCGGATTTAACTTTCAAAATGCTTGGACGGGTGGTTTTATTGCTGCCAATGGAGTAGTGGAAGGTTTAAATTCAAATAGTCAAAAATAG
- a CDS encoding TspO/MBR family protein, which yields MKRKLTYVFIGIIVCSTIGFLSSVVTQSSVNDWYMTLNKPSFNPPNWVFAPVWSVLYVMMGVSVGWVWAKGFHHKWVKTGLYHFGFQLLLNGLWSIVFFGLKQPFYALLIIIALLIVLLLTFKWFRVVSKIGAYLLIPYILWVCFATALNFKIWQLN from the coding sequence TTGAAAAGAAAATTAACGTACGTCTTTATTGGTATTATCGTATGCTCTACCATAGGGTTTCTAAGCAGTGTAGTTACACAAAGCTCTGTAAACGATTGGTATATGACATTGAACAAGCCAAGTTTTAATCCGCCAAATTGGGTTTTTGCACCTGTTTGGAGCGTTCTTTATGTAATGATGGGCGTTTCTGTAGGTTGGGTCTGGGCAAAAGGATTTCATCATAAGTGGGTAAAAACAGGATTGTACCATTTTGGTTTTCAACTACTTTTAAATGGATTATGGAGCATTGTCTTTTTTGGACTTAAACAACCTTTCTATGCATTACTTATTATAATTGCTCTTTTGATAGTGCTTTTACTAACCTTTAAATGGTTTAGAGTGGTAAGTAAAATTGGTGCATACTTGTTAATTCCATATATATTATGGGTCTGTTTTGCTACAGCTTTGAACTTCAAAATTTGGCAACTAAATTAA
- a CDS encoding mevalonate kinase family protein, whose product MKGPLFYSKILLFGEYGIIKDSKGLSIPYNFYKGALKSDANMSKEANKSNESLASFAVYLKELTEKEPDLVSFDLDLLKADVAEGMYFDSSIPQGYGVGSSGALVAAIYDKYAQDKITVLENLTREKLLKLKTIFGKMESFFHGKSSGLDPLNSYLSLPILINSKDNIESTSIPSQNAEGKGAVFLLDSGIIGETAPMVQIFMEQMKNDGFRSMLKNQFIKHTDACVEDFVNGNIQSLFGNLKQLSHVVLDNFKPMIPAKFHALWKNGIDTNDYYLKLCGSGGGGYILGFTEDFEKAKTALKDYKLEVVYNF is encoded by the coding sequence ATGAAAGGACCGCTTTTTTATTCAAAAATTCTTCTTTTTGGAGAGTATGGTATCATTAAAGATTCCAAAGGATTATCAATACCCTATAATTTTTATAAGGGAGCTTTGAAATCTGATGCCAACATGTCAAAAGAGGCAAACAAATCTAATGAAAGCTTAGCATCTTTTGCTGTGTACTTAAAGGAGCTTACAGAAAAAGAGCCAGATTTGGTTTCTTTTGATTTGGACCTTTTAAAAGCAGACGTTGCAGAAGGTATGTATTTTGACAGTTCTATACCGCAAGGCTATGGAGTGGGTAGTAGTGGTGCTTTGGTGGCAGCAATATATGATAAATACGCACAAGATAAAATAACGGTTCTTGAGAATTTAACTAGAGAAAAATTATTGAAACTTAAAACGATATTCGGTAAAATGGAATCGTTTTTTCATGGTAAATCATCTGGGCTAGATCCTTTAAATAGCTATTTAAGCCTTCCGATACTTATAAATTCTAAAGACAATATCGAGTCTACAAGTATTCCTTCGCAAAATGCAGAAGGTAAAGGAGCGGTATTTTTATTAGATAGCGGAATTATTGGTGAAACTGCACCAATGGTTCAGATTTTCATGGAACAAATGAAAAATGACGGTTTTAGAAGTATGTTAAAGAATCAGTTCATTAAACATACAGATGCCTGTGTAGAAGATTTCGTGAATGGCAATATTCAATCGTTATTCGGTAATTTAAAGCAACTTTCCCATGTTGTTTTAGATAACTTTAAACCTATGATTCCTGCAAAGTTCCATGCTTTGTGGAAAAACGGAATTGATACCAATGATTACTACTTAAAGCTTTGTGGCTCAGGTGGTGGTGGTTATATATTAGGTTTTACAGAAGATTTTGAAAAAGCTAAAACTGCGTTAAAAGACTATAAACTAGAAGTAGTCTATAATTTTTAG
- a CDS encoding diphosphomevalonate/mevalonate 3,5-bisphosphate decarboxylase family protein yields MSEKDFIPVPYTTLKEEGIVSYASPSNIALVKYWGKRENQIPANPSISFTLAACVTKTSVEYKKKHEKSEEFSFDLFFEGEAKEEFKPKINTFLKRIEVYLPFLKDYHFVIKTSNSFPHSSGIASSASGMSALALCFMEMERTFLKTLSEEHFNRKVSFLARLGSGSACRSIEGPLVQWGETSSIEGSSNLFGIKYPYAVHEVFSNFHDTILLVDKGEKQVSSTVGHELMHGHPFATQRFDQAHNNLEKLKSILSEGDLDSFINIVESEALTLHAMMMTSNPYFILMKPNTLSIINEIWKFRETSKTHVCFTLDAGANVHVLYPENEKDIVFPFIKEKLVPYCQNGQYICDRIGLGAKKL; encoded by the coding sequence ATGTCAGAAAAAGATTTTATTCCAGTACCGTATACAACATTGAAAGAAGAAGGCATTGTTTCGTATGCTTCGCCCAGTAATATTGCCTTGGTGAAGTATTGGGGAAAGAGAGAGAATCAGATACCTGCAAATCCATCTATCAGTTTTACTTTAGCGGCATGTGTCACTAAAACGAGCGTTGAGTATAAAAAGAAGCATGAAAAAAGCGAAGAGTTTTCGTTCGATCTTTTTTTTGAGGGAGAGGCAAAAGAAGAGTTTAAACCAAAAATAAATACATTTCTAAAGAGAATAGAGGTCTATCTGCCATTTTTAAAAGACTATCACTTCGTAATCAAAACATCAAATTCTTTTCCGCATAGTAGTGGTATTGCATCATCAGCTAGTGGTATGTCTGCTTTGGCTTTATGTTTTATGGAGATGGAAAGAACGTTTCTAAAGACGCTTTCAGAAGAACATTTTAACCGAAAGGTTTCATTTTTAGCAAGATTAGGTTCTGGTAGTGCATGTCGCAGCATAGAAGGACCTTTGGTACAATGGGGAGAAACATCTTCAATTGAAGGAAGCTCGAACTTATTCGGTATAAAATATCCGTACGCAGTACATGAGGTATTTAGTAATTTTCATGATACTATTTTATTGGTAGATAAAGGTGAAAAGCAGGTGAGTAGTACCGTGGGGCATGAATTAATGCACGGGCACCCGTTCGCTACGCAGCGTTTTGACCAAGCACATAATAATTTAGAGAAGTTAAAGTCCATTTTATCAGAAGGAGACTTAGATTCATTTATAAATATTGTGGAAAGTGAAGCACTTACATTACACGCCATGATGATGACAAGCAATCCTTATTTTATATTGATGAAACCAAATACACTTTCTATAATCAATGAGATTTGGAAATTTAGGGAGACATCTAAAACTCATGTTTGCTTTACTTTAGATGCAGGAGCCAATGTTCATGTCTTATATCCTGAAAATGAAAAAGATATCGTTTTTCCTTTTATAAAAGAAAAGTTGGTGCCTTATTGTCAAAATGGGCAGTATATTTGCGATCGAATTGGTCTGGGTGCTAAGAAGTTGTAG
- a CDS encoding glycoside hydrolase family 65 protein, which yields MNQDYIKPDNWSIIEDGFDKENVKSSESIFSIGNGAMGQRANFEETYTGDTFQGSYIAGVYYPDKTRVGWWKNGYPEYFAKVLNAPNWIGIKIYLNDAELDLATCKKVSNFRRELNMKEGVYTRSFQAVSANNVEIDVLVKRFLSLDVDEVGAISYEVKVLNTDAKVVFEPYLDSGITNEDSNWDDKFWNTIKVSSAGNRAFIEAHTMKTEFKTCTFMQASLEYNGTEVTGVPSEKTDNFVSLKFEQDVKANTSVTLTKFGGYVVSRNHPNEELIQVANNSLSEVTEIGFSGLMQKQIEAWAAIWDMSDIVIEGDIKAQQGIRFNIFQLNQTYLGTDSRLNIGPKGFTGEKYGGSTYWDTEAYCIPFYMATKDDKVARKLLKYRYNHLEKAIENAKKLGFSNGAALYPMVTMNGEECHNEWEITFEEIHRNGAIAFAIHNYFRYTGDYSYIPEMGLEVLIAISRFWHQRVNLSKDKNKYVMLGVTGPNEYENNVNNNWYTNYLAKWCINYTLTQLDKVKSGYPDDYHRIIGKTQLTDRECEKWKKVASKMYFPYSKEHGVFLQQDGFLDKDLVRVDELPKSDRPINQKWSWDRILRSPYIKQADVLQGFYFFEEDFSTEDLEKHFDFYEPFTVHESSLSPCVHSIQAAKLGRMEQAYNFYLRTSRLDLDDYNKEVEEGLHITSMAGTWMSIVEGFGGMRVVNDKLSFKPQIPSQWSAYSFKVNFRNRVIKVNVTAKETTFQLMGTEEVTIRVNGKKVALSPDELTTV from the coding sequence ATGAATCAAGATTATATAAAACCAGATAATTGGAGCATTATCGAAGATGGATTTGACAAGGAAAATGTGAAATCCTCTGAAAGTATATTTAGCATCGGTAATGGTGCTATGGGGCAACGTGCAAATTTTGAGGAAACCTATACAGGTGATACTTTTCAAGGTAGCTATATTGCAGGAGTTTATTATCCTGATAAAACTCGTGTGGGTTGGTGGAAAAATGGATATCCAGAATATTTTGCAAAGGTATTGAACGCTCCAAATTGGATAGGCATCAAAATCTATTTAAACGATGCCGAATTGGATTTGGCAACTTGTAAAAAAGTATCTAATTTCAGAAGAGAGTTGAATATGAAAGAGGGTGTATATACCCGTAGTTTTCAAGCGGTATCTGCAAATAATGTGGAAATCGATGTGTTGGTAAAGCGATTTTTGAGTCTGGATGTTGATGAAGTAGGTGCTATTTCATATGAAGTAAAGGTTTTAAATACTGATGCTAAAGTCGTATTTGAGCCATATTTAGATAGTGGTATTACTAATGAAGATAGTAACTGGGATGATAAATTCTGGAACACTATTAAGGTAAGTTCTGCAGGTAATCGTGCTTTTATTGAAGCACATACCATGAAAACAGAATTTAAGACCTGTACGTTTATGCAGGCTTCTTTGGAGTATAATGGTACTGAAGTAACAGGTGTTCCATCAGAAAAAACAGATAATTTTGTGTCTTTGAAATTTGAGCAAGACGTAAAAGCCAATACATCCGTTACCTTAACAAAATTTGGCGGTTACGTGGTTTCAAGAAATCACCCAAATGAAGAATTAATACAAGTTGCCAATAATAGTTTAAGTGAAGTAACTGAAATTGGTTTTAGTGGCTTAATGCAAAAACAGATAGAAGCTTGGGCCGCTATTTGGGATATGAGTGATATTGTAATTGAAGGCGATATAAAGGCACAACAGGGCATTCGCTTTAATATTTTTCAGTTGAACCAGACGTATTTAGGGACAGATTCTAGATTAAACATTGGTCCCAAAGGGTTTACCGGTGAAAAATATGGTGGTAGTACCTATTGGGATACTGAAGCATATTGTATTCCGTTTTATATGGCCACTAAAGATGATAAGGTAGCTAGAAAGTTATTGAAGTATCGTTACAATCACTTAGAAAAAGCTATTGAGAATGCTAAGAAGTTAGGCTTTTCTAATGGTGCTGCATTATACCCAATGGTAACCATGAATGGCGAAGAATGTCATAATGAGTGGGAGATTACCTTTGAAGAAATTCATAGAAACGGAGCAATTGCTTTTGCAATTCATAATTACTTTAGATATACCGGGGATTATAGCTACATACCAGAAATGGGGCTAGAAGTGTTAATCGCTATTTCTAGATTCTGGCACCAACGCGTAAACTTATCCAAGGATAAGAATAAATATGTGATGTTAGGTGTTACAGGACCTAATGAATATGAGAATAATGTAAATAATAACTGGTATACCAATTATTTAGCAAAATGGTGTATCAATTATACGCTTACGCAATTAGATAAAGTTAAAAGTGGCTATCCAGATGATTATCATAGAATAATTGGTAAAACTCAACTTACGGATAGGGAATGCGAAAAATGGAAGAAAGTAGCTAGTAAAATGTACTTTCCGTATTCAAAGGAGCATGGCGTATTCTTACAACAAGACGGTTTCTTGGACAAGGATTTGGTTCGGGTAGATGAATTACCAAAGTCAGATAGACCTATTAATCAAAAATGGAGTTGGGATAGAATTTTAAGATCACCATATATAAAGCAAGCAGATGTGCTGCAGGGATTTTACTTTTTTGAGGAAGATTTCTCTACGGAAGATCTAGAAAAACATTTCGATTTTTATGAGCCGTTTACAGTGCATGAATCTTCATTGTCTCCCTGCGTACATAGTATACAAGCTGCCAAATTGGGGAGAATGGAACAAGCTTATAATTTCTATTTAAGAACATCTAGGTTAGATTTAGATGATTATAATAAAGAGGTAGAAGAAGGTTTGCATATTACGTCCATGGCCGGTACTTGGATGAGTATAGTTGAAGGCTTTGGCGGCATGCGAGTGGTCAATGATAAATTATCGTTTAAGCCACAAATACCTAGTCAATGGAGTGCATATTCGTTTAAAGTCAATTTTAGAAATAGAGTTATTAAAGTCAATGTTACTGCTAAAGAGACTACTTTTCAATTGATGGGAACTGAAGAAGTGACCATTCGTGTAAATGGAAAAAAAGTAGCATTATCACCAGATGAATTGACTACCGTTTAA
- a CDS encoding glycerophosphodiester phosphodiesterase, whose product MKKEPLVIGHRGAMGHETENTLPSIQKAMDLGVDMIEIDVFKIKSGEIVVFHDDKLDRLTNAPGSIEDYYIVDLMQVVVEGGHKIPMLQDVLKLIDNKVALNIELKGAGTADKVNYIMNYYIEQRNWSAENFIISSFNWDELKEMRKYNPDVAIAVLTEEDPVDAIPVAKELNAVAINPYFKNLDLEKANEIRDAGFKIYTWTVNEPADIEAMKRISVDGIITNFPERVK is encoded by the coding sequence ATGAAAAAAGAACCCTTAGTAATTGGTCATAGAGGAGCCATGGGGCACGAAACTGAAAACACTTTGCCATCTATTCAAAAAGCAATGGATTTAGGTGTAGATATGATAGAGATCGATGTCTTTAAAATTAAAAGTGGGGAGATTGTTGTTTTTCATGATGATAAGCTTGATCGATTAACAAATGCACCAGGTAGTATTGAAGATTATTATATTGTTGATCTAATGCAGGTAGTCGTTGAAGGTGGTCATAAAATACCGATGCTTCAAGATGTCTTAAAGCTAATAGATAATAAGGTAGCTTTGAATATAGAGCTTAAAGGTGCAGGTACTGCAGATAAGGTTAACTATATCATGAATTACTATATCGAACAAAGAAATTGGTCTGCAGAGAATTTTATCATATCAAGTTTTAATTGGGATGAACTAAAAGAAATGCGTAAGTATAACCCAGACGTTGCTATTGCAGTATTGACAGAAGAAGATCCTGTTGATGCCATACCTGTCGCTAAAGAATTGAATGCTGTAGCAATTAATCCGTATTTTAAAAATCTAGATTTAGAAAAGGCCAACGAAATTAGAGATGCCGGATTTAAAATATATACCTGGACAGTAAACGAGCCTGCAGATATTGAAGCTATGAAACGTATTTCTGTAGATGGTATTATTACAAACTTTCCTGAACGTGTAAAATAA
- a CDS encoding DUF1697 domain-containing protein, with amino-acid sequence MVTYIAFLRGINVAGKNKIPMAELRELCESIELKDVQTYIQSGNIIFKSVVDSTSELEGLLAEAILNRFGIEVPVLIRTTDQVSAMVNDNPFASDDDSIKKQLYFVLVGSSPSIETLIKFKTEAFVNEEFSIADGCIYLKCNAGYGKAKLNNNLIERKLNVMATTRNYRTMNKLLEMAS; translated from the coding sequence GTGGTAACATACATTGCATTCTTAAGAGGTATAAATGTAGCTGGAAAGAATAAAATTCCTATGGCTGAACTTCGAGAATTATGCGAAAGTATAGAGCTAAAAGATGTCCAGACATATATTCAAAGTGGTAATATCATTTTTAAAAGCGTAGTTGATTCTACATCAGAATTAGAAGGGTTGCTTGCAGAAGCTATTTTGAATAGATTTGGTATTGAGGTGCCTGTACTAATAAGAACCACTGATCAGGTGTCTGCTATGGTAAATGATAATCCGTTCGCATCTGATGATGATAGCATCAAAAAGCAGCTATATTTTGTTCTTGTAGGTAGTTCTCCAAGCATTGAAACATTGATTAAGTTTAAAACGGAAGCTTTTGTAAATGAAGAGTTTTCAATTGCTGACGGTTGTATATATTTAAAGTGCAATGCCGGATATGGCAAAGCAAAATTGAACAATAACTTAATTGAGAGAAAGTTGAATGTAATGGCAACAACCAGAAATTATAGAACAATGAATAAATTGTTAGAAATGGCTAGTTAA
- the pgmB gene encoding beta-phosphoglucomutase — MKKVGFIFDLDGVIVDTAKYHYLAWRKLANELGFEFTKEQNELFKGVSRKRCLEILLDIGNVKATQEQFNTWMVEKNVDYLAYIEKMNASEILPDVPRVLEYLKEKNIPIALGSASKNAKPILEKVDLLPYFDSIVDGNNVTKAKPDPEVFLIAAKNLGVEASSCVVFEDAVAGIQAANAAGMVSIGIGDAEILKEADYNFKDFTEIDDSFLELLLNKNHNK, encoded by the coding sequence ATGAAAAAAGTAGGTTTTATATTTGATTTGGATGGTGTCATTGTTGATACCGCAAAATATCATTATTTGGCTTGGCGCAAACTGGCTAACGAATTAGGATTCGAGTTTACAAAAGAACAAAATGAACTTTTTAAAGGAGTAAGTAGAAAAAGGTGCTTGGAAATTCTTTTAGACATTGGCAACGTTAAAGCGACACAAGAACAATTTAATACTTGGATGGTAGAGAAAAACGTAGATTACCTTGCCTACATTGAAAAGATGAACGCTAGTGAAATTCTACCTGATGTTCCACGCGTACTAGAGTACTTGAAGGAAAAAAATATTCCTATTGCATTAGGGTCTGCAAGTAAAAACGCAAAACCAATTTTAGAAAAAGTTGATTTATTACCATATTTTGATAGTATTGTTGATGGTAATAATGTTACTAAAGCAAAACCGGATCCAGAAGTATTTTTAATTGCAGCTAAGAATTTAGGGGTTGAGGCAAGTTCATGTGTTGTTTTTGAAGATGCGGTGGCAGGTATTCAAGCAGCCAATGCCGCAGGTATGGTAAGCATAGGAATAGGTGATGCTGAAATACTTAAGGAGGCTGATTATAATTTTAAGGATTTTACGGAAATAGACGACAGTTTTCTAGAATTGTTACTTAATAAAAATCATAATAAATAA
- a CDS encoding alpha-amylase family glycosyl hydrolase — protein MDSKIVIYHVFTRLFGNTNTNNKPWGTIEENGVGKFADFNKKALAKIKNLGVTHIWYTGIPHHAVINDYTEIGISNDDPDVVKGRAGSPYAVKDYYNVNPDLAKDPSKRLKEFKSLIDRTHKAGMKVIIDIVPNHVARKYEGKTNPKGVSDFGFGDDTSVEYQKDNNFYYIPGTEFKTPEWRDGYVPLGGDVPEFSFSKLKEVPAKWTGNGSRSPQPDMNDWYETVRINYGVRPDGRLDFDMLPNDYGEKDYKEHFNYWVKRVVPSSWRKFRDVALYWLAMGVDGFRYDMAEMVPVEFWSYMNSSIKMNNPNAFIMAEVYNPDLYRTYIHKGKMDYLYDKVDFYDGLKHIMKGYGWSDHLPVVQNGLKDIEHNMLHFLENHDEQRIASPEFVGNAEIGRPAMVVSATISTSPTMIYFGQEVGEPAAEHAGFGSPSRTSIFDYIGVPHHQRWVNDKKFDGGQSTPEEASLRDFYKRLLNFTIGSEALMGDYREIHFYNKEITENYNHRVLSYVRWSENQKLIIVSNFDVNDHFSFDLKIPVDLVKLWKLKEGSYSLNDALYGHDNTLRIENGEGHISINLNPLESFIFELNL, from the coding sequence ATGGATAGTAAGATTGTAATTTATCATGTATTTACCAGACTATTTGGGAATACAAATACGAATAATAAGCCTTGGGGTACTATTGAGGAAAATGGGGTAGGGAAATTTGCAGACTTTAATAAAAAGGCGCTTGCGAAAATTAAAAACTTAGGTGTTACCCACATTTGGTATACGGGTATTCCGCATCATGCAGTAATCAATGACTATACCGAAATCGGAATTTCAAATGATGATCCAGACGTGGTTAAAGGTAGGGCGGGATCGCCTTATGCGGTTAAAGATTATTACAATGTTAACCCAGATTTGGCAAAAGACCCTTCAAAAAGGTTAAAGGAGTTCAAATCGCTTATTGATCGTACACATAAAGCGGGTATGAAGGTAATCATAGATATTGTACCTAATCATGTAGCTAGAAAGTATGAAGGAAAGACAAACCCCAAAGGTGTTTCTGATTTCGGATTTGGCGATGATACATCCGTAGAATATCAAAAGGATAATAACTTTTATTACATCCCCGGAACGGAATTTAAAACTCCTGAATGGCGAGATGGTTATGTTCCGTTAGGAGGTGATGTTCCAGAATTTTCCTTTTCTAAATTAAAGGAGGTACCTGCTAAATGGACGGGTAATGGTTCACGAAGTCCACAACCAGATATGAATGATTGGTATGAGACCGTTAGAATAAATTACGGAGTAAGACCAGATGGTAGGTTGGATTTTGATATGTTGCCCAATGATTACGGGGAAAAAGATTATAAGGAACATTTTAATTATTGGGTAAAAAGAGTGGTGCCCAGCTCTTGGCGTAAGTTTAGGGATGTTGCATTGTATTGGTTGGCAATGGGTGTTGATGGTTTTAGATATGACATGGCAGAAATGGTTCCGGTAGAGTTTTGGAGCTATATGAATTCATCTATTAAAATGAATAATCCTAATGCTTTTATAATGGCAGAGGTATATAATCCAGATTTATATAGAACCTATATCCATAAAGGTAAAATGGATTATTTGTATGATAAGGTAGATTTTTATGATGGACTAAAACATATAATGAAAGGTTATGGTTGGTCTGATCACCTACCAGTTGTACAAAACGGGTTAAAAGATATTGAGCATAACATGCTTCACTTTTTAGAGAATCATGATGAGCAGCGTATTGCAAGTCCGGAATTTGTTGGCAATGCTGAAATTGGTAGACCTGCCATGGTCGTTTCTGCAACGATCAGTACGTCACCAACAATGATATATTTTGGGCAAGAAGTTGGTGAGCCAGCTGCAGAACATGCAGGATTTGGGAGTCCGTCAAGAACATCCATATTTGATTATATTGGTGTTCCTCATCATCAAAGGTGGGTAAATGATAAAAAATTTGATGGTGGTCAATCTACACCTGAAGAAGCTTCATTGAGAGATTTCTATAAAAGACTGTTGAATTTTACCATTGGTAGTGAAGCTTTAATGGGCGATTACAGAGAGATTCATTTTTACAATAAGGAAATTACTGAAAATTATAATCATAGGGTATTGTCTTATGTGCGTTGGTCTGAGAATCAAAAACTGATTATTGTTTCAAACTTCGATGTTAATGATCATTTTTCATTTGATTTAAAAATACCGGTAGATTTGGTGAAATTATGGAAATTGAAAGAGGGTAGTTATTCGTTGAATGATGCATTATACGGGCATGATAATACTTTGCGAATAGAAAACGGAGAAGGGCATATTTCAATTAACTTAAATCCTTTGGAATCCTTTATTTTTGAATTAAATCTATAG